A window of Xylophilus sp. GW821-FHT01B05 contains these coding sequences:
- a CDS encoding LysR family transcriptional regulator yields the protein MPLTRFTLRQVEAFALVAELHSFSSAAERLGLTAQAVSQLVAELEATLSFRLFDRTTRRVDLSSAGRDFLPSAETMLRHIRAAEGAANDVRNRAAGVVRIGAPLAIAATAIPAAIKAYAALRPKVVVRIRDISVDALVDAVAGGDVDLALGPDLVTPPDVGRQALFDSPWVLWCSPAHPLARRRNVNWSDLRQVALVSAGRDHERSVAQMRVNAPDDVRVTPVDVVDNVTTALGLAVQGLSATLAPAYIGELAKAFGLKMLRVLEPETVRSVCLYTSHSRALSPAAEGFAEHLAAWLPGWPHDAGAGPGARPSPVRARRQGSP from the coding sequence ATGCCGCTGACCCGCTTCACCTTGCGCCAAGTCGAGGCCTTTGCCCTGGTGGCCGAGCTGCACAGCTTCAGCAGCGCTGCAGAGCGGCTTGGCCTGACGGCGCAAGCGGTCAGCCAGCTTGTCGCCGAGCTTGAGGCAACGCTGTCGTTCCGGCTGTTCGACCGCACGACCCGGCGCGTCGACCTTTCCAGCGCGGGGCGCGACTTCCTGCCCTCTGCAGAAACCATGTTGCGGCACATACGTGCTGCCGAAGGTGCCGCCAACGATGTGCGCAACCGCGCCGCCGGCGTCGTACGCATCGGCGCGCCACTCGCCATCGCTGCCACGGCCATCCCGGCGGCAATCAAGGCCTATGCAGCCTTGCGCCCCAAGGTGGTCGTGCGCATCCGCGACATCTCGGTAGACGCGCTGGTCGACGCGGTCGCCGGAGGCGACGTGGACCTTGCCCTTGGCCCCGACCTCGTCACCCCGCCCGACGTCGGCCGCCAGGCCTTGTTCGACAGTCCGTGGGTTCTCTGGTGCTCGCCCGCACACCCGCTGGCCCGGCGGCGCAACGTGAACTGGTCCGACCTGCGGCAAGTGGCGCTGGTCTCCGCCGGGCGCGACCACGAGCGCAGCGTTGCCCAGATGCGCGTCAATGCGCCCGACGATGTGCGCGTCACGCCGGTCGATGTGGTCGACAACGTGACCACAGCACTCGGCCTCGCCGTGCAGGGACTGTCGGCCACCTTGGCACCGGCCTACATCGGCGAGCTGGCCAAGGCCTTTGGATTGAAGATGCTGCGCGTGCTCGAACCCGAGACGGTGCGCAGCGTGTGCCTCTACACGTCACATTCGCGTGCGCTATCGCCGGCCGCAGAGGGCTTTGCCGAACATCTCGCCGCATGGCTGCCAGGCTGGCCGCATGACGCCGGAGCCGGCCCGGGCGCTCGCCCCTCGCCAGTGCGAGCACGGCGCCAGGGCTCGCCATAG
- a CDS encoding ABC transporter substrate-binding protein, with translation MRDLQPHLHRRHLLGLALGAAATSALADPVPHRLAPEAETRSLDELHRAALAEGGKLVVYAGGDTADSQVALEKSFMARFPGMNARILPDLSKYHDARIDQQLARGRLECDVAHLQTLHDYDRWKSEGQLLHYKPLDWDAILPEFKDPDGAFVAIGVIAFSNVTNANLIAEADAPRDALDYLDPKLRGRLVLTYPHDDDAVLFIFDRIVAAHGWEYVDRLLKQDVQWIRGTAPARLVVRDGKKAASFTVSAPLVQASGSPLRFQLPRRDVFQSWGQTAAIFREAPNKAAARLYLSWMCSKEATVARTSQWSARRDVPAPGGYGAPASYNTDPQAFHRFMLDRYRIERLKTQFEEIIGPAAGANPTGANGIYLLGA, from the coding sequence ATGCGTGATCTGCAACCCCACCTGCACCGCAGGCACCTGCTGGGGCTGGCCCTTGGCGCCGCCGCAACCAGTGCGCTGGCCGACCCCGTGCCACATCGTCTGGCGCCAGAGGCGGAGACCCGCAGCCTGGACGAGCTGCATCGTGCCGCGCTGGCCGAGGGCGGCAAGCTGGTCGTCTATGCGGGCGGCGACACTGCCGACTCGCAGGTCGCGCTGGAGAAGTCATTCATGGCGCGCTTCCCTGGCATGAACGCCAGGATCCTGCCTGACCTGAGCAAGTACCACGATGCCCGCATCGACCAACAGCTGGCACGCGGCCGGCTTGAATGCGACGTGGCCCATCTGCAGACGCTGCACGACTACGACCGCTGGAAGTCAGAGGGGCAATTGCTCCACTACAAGCCGCTCGACTGGGACGCGATCCTGCCCGAGTTCAAGGACCCGGATGGTGCCTTCGTCGCGATCGGTGTGATCGCGTTCAGCAACGTCACCAACGCAAACCTGATCGCCGAAGCAGATGCGCCACGCGACGCCCTGGACTATCTCGATCCCAAGCTGCGCGGACGGCTCGTGCTGACCTATCCGCACGACGACGACGCTGTGCTGTTCATCTTCGATCGCATTGTTGCGGCCCACGGTTGGGAGTACGTGGACCGGCTGCTGAAGCAGGACGTGCAATGGATTCGCGGCACAGCCCCGGCGCGCCTGGTCGTGCGGGACGGCAAGAAGGCCGCCAGCTTCACCGTCTCTGCGCCACTCGTGCAGGCCAGTGGCAGCCCGTTGCGCTTTCAACTGCCGCGCCGCGACGTCTTCCAGTCATGGGGGCAAACGGCCGCGATCTTCCGCGAGGCCCCGAACAAGGCGGCGGCGCGCCTGTACCTGAGCTGGATGTGCTCGAAGGAAGCCACCGTGGCACGCACCAGCCAGTGGTCGGCGCGCCGCGACGTGCCGGCGCCGGGCGGCTATGGCGCCCCGGCGAGCTACAACACAGATCCGCAGGCATTCCACCGCTTCATGCTGGACCGCTATCGCATCGAGCGGCTGAAGACACAGTTCGAGGAAATCATCGGCCCAGCCGCCGGTGCAAACCCGACCGGCGCGAACGGCATCTATTTGCTGGGGGCATGA
- a CDS encoding GNAT family N-acetyltransferase, translating to MQIELDDLSRPAVHALLSEHLANMHELTPADRVFALDLSKLRSPDISFWTAWDGEVLLGCGALKELSPTHGEIKSMRTPATQRRRGAGRAVLQKIIETARQRGYEWLSLETGSHPAFQAAQGLYQSVGFSYSGPFGAYQEDPHSVFMALQLAEGAASPCRSPSTAHAPSK from the coding sequence ATGCAAATCGAACTCGACGACCTCTCGCGCCCCGCCGTGCACGCGCTGCTGAGCGAGCATCTGGCCAACATGCATGAGTTGACGCCAGCAGACCGGGTGTTCGCGCTGGACTTGTCAAAGCTGCGCTCGCCCGACATCAGCTTCTGGACGGCCTGGGACGGCGAAGTGCTGCTGGGCTGTGGCGCGTTGAAGGAACTCTCGCCAACGCACGGCGAGATCAAATCCATGCGAACCCCGGCAACACAACGCCGCCGCGGTGCCGGCCGCGCGGTGCTGCAGAAGATCATCGAAACGGCCAGACAACGCGGCTACGAATGGCTGAGCCTGGAGACCGGATCGCACCCGGCCTTCCAGGCTGCGCAAGGGCTTTATCAGAGCGTTGGCTTTTCGTACTCCGGGCCCTTTGGGGCCTACCAGGAAGACCCACACAGCGTGTTCATGGCCTTGCAGTTGGCCGAGGGCGCGGCTTCGCCTTGCCGCTCGCCCTCAACAGCTCATGCCCCCAGCAAATAG
- a CDS encoding nucleotidyl transferase AbiEii/AbiGii toxin family protein, whose translation MRNNRAASIRARLKQHAGSARQDFNLTLTHYGLERLLYRLSISPHAPNFLLKGALLFALWYEHPHRPTRDADLLGFGPDHIDSAVAAFRDVCLIAVDDGVAFDPAAFHAEWPERGLRDRRDQAAAMGRFSEEEPPRCSLF comes from the coding sequence ATGCGCAATAACCGCGCAGCCTCCATTCGCGCACGCCTCAAACAGCATGCTGGCAGCGCACGGCAGGACTTCAACCTGACGCTCACGCACTACGGCCTGGAGCGACTGCTGTACCGGCTGTCCATCTCTCCGCATGCGCCCAACTTTCTGCTCAAGGGCGCCCTGCTGTTTGCCCTGTGGTACGAGCATCCACACCGGCCAACACGCGATGCCGACCTGCTGGGCTTCGGCCCCGACCACATCGACTCCGCCGTGGCGGCGTTCCGCGATGTCTGCCTGATCGCAGTCGATGACGGCGTCGCGTTCGACCCTGCCGCCTTCCACGCCGAGTGGCCTGAGCGAGGCCTTCGCGACCGACGCGACCAAGCGGCTGCAATGGGCCGCTTTTCTGAAGAAGAACCGCCTCGATGCAGTCTCTTTTGA
- a CDS encoding type IV toxin-antitoxin system AbiEi family antitoxin domain-containing protein, which yields MKPPSSPTHEQATLALAGQRPLLRARDLAEQGLPTAALSRLVAAGKLERVARGVYSLPGRALSEHHSLAQVALRVPQGVVCLLSALRVHGIGTQAPFEVWLAIPHHSPTPRLDQPALRAMRMSGPALTEGVEHLQIDGVQVPVFNAAKTVADCFKYRNKIGLDVALEALRDGWTQRKLTMDALWHYATIDRVNNVMRPYLESITA from the coding sequence ATGAAGCCCCCATCAAGCCCCACGCATGAGCAAGCCACCCTGGCATTGGCCGGGCAGCGCCCGCTGCTGCGCGCGCGAGACCTGGCAGAGCAGGGGCTGCCCACTGCGGCACTCAGCCGACTGGTGGCAGCAGGCAAGCTGGAGCGTGTCGCTCGCGGCGTCTACAGCCTGCCAGGCCGTGCGCTGAGCGAGCACCACTCCCTGGCCCAGGTCGCCCTGCGCGTACCGCAGGGCGTTGTCTGCCTGCTGTCCGCACTGCGCGTCCACGGCATCGGCACGCAGGCCCCCTTCGAGGTCTGGCTGGCCATCCCGCATCACTCGCCCACCCCGCGGCTTGACCAGCCAGCGCTGCGCGCCATGCGCATGTCCGGGCCGGCGCTGACCGAAGGCGTCGAGCACCTGCAAATCGATGGCGTGCAGGTTCCTGTCTTCAACGCCGCAAAGACCGTTGCCGACTGCTTCAAGTACCGCAACAAGATCGGCCTGGACGTGGCGCTGGAAGCGCTGCGCGATGGATGGACGCAGCGCAAGCTGACGATGGATGCGCTGTGGCACTACGCCACCATTGACCGCGTGAACAACGTGATGCGCCCCTACCTCGAGAGCATCACAGCATGA
- a CDS encoding NAD(P)-dependent oxidoreductase, with protein sequence MKIAIIGITGRAGSRIATELLARGHQVTGIARDSSKAAAQPGLALHNGDASQPATLAPLLAGHDAVISSTRFDGSDANQLLQAVHQAGVPRLLVVGGAGSLEIAPGKALVDAEGFPAAYKAEALGGRAFLNRLREEKSLAWTFLSPSAEFNPGERTGHFRLGGDQLLADANGKSHVSMEDYAIALADEVETPRHTGKRFTVGY encoded by the coding sequence ATGAAGATCGCCATCATCGGAATCACCGGCCGCGCCGGTTCACGCATCGCCACCGAACTGCTGGCCCGTGGCCACCAGGTCACCGGCATCGCCCGTGACAGCAGCAAGGCCGCTGCCCAACCCGGCCTGGCCCTGCACAACGGCGACGCATCGCAGCCCGCCACGCTGGCGCCGCTGCTGGCCGGCCACGACGCCGTCATCAGCTCCACCCGCTTCGACGGCAGCGACGCCAACCAACTGCTGCAGGCCGTGCACCAGGCCGGCGTGCCACGCCTGCTGGTGGTCGGCGGTGCCGGCAGCCTGGAGATCGCCCCCGGCAAGGCACTGGTGGATGCCGAAGGCTTCCCCGCCGCCTACAAGGCCGAAGCCCTGGGTGGCCGCGCCTTCCTCAACCGCCTGCGTGAGGAAAAATCCCTGGCCTGGACCTTCCTTTCGCCCTCGGCCGAGTTCAACCCGGGCGAGCGCACCGGCCACTTCCGCCTGGGCGGCGACCAGTTGCTGGCCGACGCCAACGGCAAGAGCCATGTGTCGATGGAAGACTACGCCATCGCCCTGGCCGACGAGGTAGAGACGCCGCGCCATACGGGCAAGCGGTTTACCGTGGGGTATTGA